From Acidovorax sp. FHTAMBA, one genomic window encodes:
- the rpsU gene encoding 30S ribosomal protein S21, which translates to MTTIRVKENEPFDVALRRFKRTIEKLGLLTDLRAREFYEKPTAERKRKKAAAVKRHYKRVRSMQLPKKMY; encoded by the coding sequence ATGACTACGATCCGCGTAAAAGAAAACGAACCCTTTGACGTTGCCCTCCGCCGCTTCAAGCGCACCATTGAAAAGCTCGGCCTGCTGACCGACCTGCGCGCCCGCGAGTTCTACGAAAAGCCCACCGCCGAGCGCAAGCGCAAGAAGGCGGCCGCCGTGAAGCGCCACTACAAGCGCGTTCGCAGCATGCAACTGCCCAAGAAGATGTACTGA
- a CDS encoding GatB/YqeY domain-containing protein, whose amino-acid sequence MSLKEKITEDMKTAMRAKDSERLGTIRLLQAAMKQKEVDERIELDDVAVVAIVDKLIKQRKDSITAFEGAGRQDLADKEKAEMAVLQAYLPERMSAEETLAAVKAIVAELGAAGPGDMGKVMGVVKTRLAGKADLGQVSAAVKAALAG is encoded by the coding sequence ATGAGCCTCAAGGAAAAAATCACCGAAGACATGAAGACCGCCATGCGCGCCAAGGACAGCGAGCGCCTGGGCACCATCCGCCTGCTGCAGGCCGCGATGAAGCAAAAGGAAGTGGACGAGCGCATCGAACTGGACGACGTGGCCGTCGTGGCCATCGTGGACAAGCTCATCAAGCAGCGCAAGGACTCGATCACAGCGTTTGAAGGCGCGGGCCGCCAGGACCTGGCCGACAAGGAAAAGGCCGAGATGGCCGTGCTGCAGGCCTACCTGCCCGAGCGCATGTCTGCCGAAGAAACGCTGGCCGCGGTGAAAGCCATCGTGGCCGAGCTGGGCGCCGCAGGCCCTGGCGACATGGGCAAGGTGATGGGCGTGGTCAAGACCCGCCTGGCAGGCAAAGCCGACTTGGGCCAGGTTTCGGCCGCGGTGAAGGCGGCGCTGGCAGGCTGA
- a CDS encoding LysR substrate-binding domain-containing protein → MHKNPAADDLRVFAAVVRKSSFGAAAIELGTSPAYVSKRIRLLEQDLQVRLLHRTTRRVAVTEEGERVFHWAQRILDDMEQLLQEVAITRSAPRGLLRVSSSFGFGRQIVAPALSRLVEQHPGLQVRLEVFDRLVDVAGEGFDLDVRVGDEIAPHLIARRLADNHRVLCAAPAYLQRKGAPRTVADLAAHDCLVIKERDHPFGVWRLRSGAQEESVKVRGPLSANNGEMAVQWAVDGRGIVLRSLWDVGAQLQAGRLVQVLPQWRQEANVWAVYPTRLERSAKVRVCVEFLQEHFRAGWMAQAAGNEGAGDNGAV, encoded by the coding sequence GTGCATAAAAACCCTGCCGCCGACGACTTGCGCGTGTTCGCTGCGGTGGTGCGCAAGTCCAGCTTTGGCGCCGCCGCCATCGAGCTCGGCACCTCACCGGCTTACGTGAGCAAGCGCATCCGCCTGCTGGAGCAGGATCTGCAGGTGAGGCTGCTGCACCGCACCACCCGCCGCGTGGCGGTGACGGAGGAGGGTGAGCGCGTTTTCCACTGGGCGCAGCGCATCCTGGACGATATGGAGCAGCTGCTGCAAGAGGTCGCCATCACCCGCAGCGCACCGCGCGGGCTGCTGCGCGTGAGCAGCAGCTTCGGCTTTGGGCGGCAGATCGTGGCGCCTGCGCTGTCGCGGCTGGTGGAGCAGCACCCCGGCCTGCAGGTGCGGCTGGAGGTGTTCGACCGGCTGGTGGACGTGGCGGGCGAGGGTTTTGACCTGGATGTGCGCGTGGGCGACGAGATTGCGCCACACCTCATCGCGCGCCGCCTTGCCGACAACCACCGCGTGCTGTGTGCAGCGCCCGCCTACCTGCAGCGCAAGGGCGCTCCGCGCACGGTGGCGGACCTGGCTGCGCATGACTGCCTGGTGATCAAGGAGCGCGACCACCCGTTTGGCGTGTGGCGCCTGCGCAGCGGCGCGCAGGAAGAATCGGTGAAGGTGCGCGGCCCGCTGTCGGCCAACAACGGCGAGATGGCCGTGCAGTGGGCGGTGGACGGCCGCGGCATCGTGCTGCGCTCGCTGTGGGATGTGGGCGCGCAGCTGCAGGCCGGGCGCCTGGTGCAGGTGCTGCCGCAGTGGCGGCAGGAGGCCAATGTGTGGGCCGTGTATCCCACGCGGCTGGAGCGCTCTGCCAAGGTGCGCGTGTGCGTGGAGTTCCTCCAGGAGCACTTTCGCGCCGGGTGGATGGCGCAGGCGGCGGGCAATGAGGGTGCCGGTGACAACGGCGCAGTTTGA
- a CDS encoding tartrate dehydrogenase — protein MNLPATKTYRIAVIAGDGIGKEVMPEGLRATLAAAERFGLGLELHTFEWASCDYYAAHGKMMPDDWKAKLAGMDAIFFGAVGWPATVPDHISLWGSLLKFRREFDQYINLRPVRLFEGVPCPLAGRKPGDIDYYVVRENTEGEYTSLGGIMYEGTDREIVVQESVYSRHGAHRLLKFAFDLAQSRPKKHVTLATKSNGIAISMPWWDQRADDVAKGYPEVTLDKQHIDILTARFVLQPGRFDVVAATNLFGDILSDLGPATTGTIGLAPSANLSPERKFPSLFEPVHGSAPDIYGKNIANPIAMIWSGALMLDFLTGGQGAGRQAHDAIVTAIEEVIKSGPRTPDLGGTANTTQVGEAVAGLIARR, from the coding sequence ATGAACCTGCCCGCCACCAAAACCTATCGCATTGCCGTCATCGCCGGAGACGGCATTGGCAAGGAAGTGATGCCCGAAGGCCTGCGCGCCACCCTGGCGGCCGCAGAACGGTTCGGGCTGGGGCTGGAGCTGCACACGTTCGAGTGGGCCAGCTGCGACTATTACGCGGCCCACGGCAAGATGATGCCCGACGACTGGAAGGCCAAGCTGGCGGGCATGGACGCCATCTTCTTCGGCGCGGTCGGCTGGCCCGCCACCGTGCCCGACCACATCTCGCTGTGGGGCTCACTGCTCAAGTTCCGCCGCGAGTTTGACCAGTACATCAACCTGCGCCCCGTGCGCCTGTTTGAAGGCGTGCCCTGCCCGCTGGCCGGCCGCAAGCCCGGCGACATCGACTACTACGTCGTGCGCGAGAACACCGAGGGTGAATACACGTCGCTCGGCGGCATCATGTACGAGGGTACCGACCGCGAGATCGTGGTCCAGGAATCGGTCTACTCGCGCCACGGCGCCCACCGCCTGCTGAAGTTCGCCTTTGACCTGGCCCAGAGCCGTCCCAAAAAGCACGTCACGCTGGCCACCAAGAGCAACGGTATCGCCATCAGCATGCCCTGGTGGGACCAGCGCGCCGATGATGTTGCCAAGGGCTACCCCGAGGTCACACTCGACAAGCAGCACATCGACATCCTCACCGCCCGCTTTGTGCTGCAACCCGGCCGCTTTGACGTGGTGGCCGCCACCAACCTGTTTGGCGACATCCTCAGTGACCTGGGCCCGGCCACCACCGGCACCATCGGCCTGGCGCCCTCGGCCAACCTGAGCCCCGAGCGCAAGTTCCCCAGCCTGTTCGAGCCTGTGCACGGCTCGGCACCGGACATCTATGGCAAGAACATCGCCAACCCGATTGCCATGATCTGGTCGGGCGCGCTGATGCTGGACTTTCTCACCGGGGGCCAGGGCGCGGGCCGGCAGGCACACGACGCCATCGTCACAGCCATCGAAGAGGTGATCAAGAGCGGGCCGCGCACCCCCGACCTGGGCGGCACGGCCAACACCACACAGGTGGGTGAGGCCGTTGCGGGCCTGATAGCGCGGCGGTAA
- the wrbA gene encoding NAD(P)H:quinone oxidoreductase — translation MSKVLVLYYSTYGHIETMAQAVAEGARSAGATVDVKRVPETVPEDIAKGAHFKLDQSAAVATVAELEGYDAIIVGAPTRFGRMPSQMAAFLDQAGGLWARGALNGKVGGAFTSTATQHGGQEVTLFSIITNLLHFGMTIVGLPYSYQGQMTLDEVVGGSPYGATTIAGGQGQRQPSAMDLDGARFQGKLIAETASKLFT, via the coding sequence ATGTCCAAAGTTCTCGTTCTTTACTATTCCACGTACGGCCACATCGAAACCATGGCCCAGGCCGTGGCTGAAGGGGCGCGCTCTGCGGGCGCGACAGTCGACGTCAAGCGGGTGCCGGAGACCGTGCCCGAAGACATTGCCAAGGGCGCGCATTTCAAGCTGGACCAGTCAGCTGCCGTAGCTACCGTTGCAGAGCTTGAGGGCTACGACGCCATCATCGTCGGCGCCCCCACCCGTTTTGGCCGCATGCCTTCGCAGATGGCCGCGTTTCTGGACCAGGCGGGCGGGCTGTGGGCGCGCGGTGCGCTCAATGGCAAGGTAGGGGGTGCGTTCACCTCCACGGCCACGCAGCACGGTGGGCAGGAGGTGACGCTGTTCTCCATCATCACCAACCTGCTGCATTTCGGCATGACGATCGTCGGCCTGCCGTACAGCTACCAAGGGCAGATGACGCTGGACGAAGTGGTGGGCGGCAGCCCTTACGGCGCGACCACCATTGCGGGCGGCCAGGGGCAGCGCCAGCCCAGCGCCATGGATCTGGACGGTGCCCGGTTCCAGGGCAAATTGATCGCCGAGACCGCCAGCAAGCTGTTCACCTGA
- the pmbA gene encoding metalloprotease PmbA codes for MKKPSTRAARAQSAAAAAPAPATSRTPDNGFSYSRAFFEDLVDRALAHAKKLGATDAGAEASEGCGLSVSVRKGELENVERNRDKSLGVTVYLGKRRGNASTSDFSNKAIEQTVQAAYDIARFTAEDPMAGLPDADDIAPADTHRDLQLFHPWAITSEEAADIARACEAAALKTHRRITNTEGAGVSAQQSHFFSAHTRGFRGGYASSRHSFSVAPIASLPGKNAEMQRDAWYSSMRDAAELASPEAVGRYAAQRALSRLGSRKIPTTQCPVLFESTLAAGLLGGFVQAVSGGSLYRKSSFLLDSLGKMVFPKHIDILEDPFILRGKGSSPFDEEGVRVAPRKVVKGGRVEGYFLSSYSARKLGMKTTGNAGGSHNLVMTSRLTQAGDNLDAMLQKLGTGLFVVELMGQGVNYVTGDYSRGASGFWVENGKIAYPVHEITIAGNLKDMLKGIEAVGADAYNYGAKTVGSILVNRMKVAGS; via the coding sequence ATGAAAAAACCCTCCACCCGCGCCGCGCGCGCCCAAAGCGCGGCTGCCGCTGCGCCCGCGCCTGCCACCTCCCGCACCCCTGACAACGGCTTCAGCTACAGCCGCGCGTTCTTTGAAGACCTGGTGGACCGCGCCCTGGCCCATGCCAAAAAGCTCGGCGCCACCGACGCAGGCGCCGAGGCGTCCGAGGGTTGCGGCCTGTCGGTCAGCGTGCGCAAGGGCGAGCTGGAGAACGTGGAGCGCAACCGCGATAAATCCCTGGGCGTGACGGTGTACCTTGGCAAACGCCGTGGCAACGCCAGCACGTCCGATTTCTCGAACAAGGCCATCGAGCAGACCGTGCAGGCCGCGTACGACATCGCACGCTTCACGGCCGAAGACCCCATGGCAGGCCTGCCGGACGCCGATGACATCGCCCCGGCCGACACGCACCGCGACCTGCAGCTCTTCCACCCTTGGGCCATCACCAGCGAAGAAGCCGCTGACATCGCCAGGGCCTGCGAAGCTGCCGCGCTCAAGACGCACCGCCGCATCACCAACACCGAAGGCGCAGGCGTATCGGCGCAGCAAAGCCATTTCTTCAGCGCCCACACGCGCGGCTTTCGCGGCGGTTATGCCAGTTCGCGCCACAGCTTCTCGGTGGCGCCCATCGCCTCGCTGCCCGGCAAGAACGCCGAGATGCAGCGCGACGCCTGGTACAGCTCCATGCGCGATGCGGCCGAGCTCGCCTCGCCCGAGGCCGTGGGCCGCTACGCCGCGCAGCGCGCGCTGAGCCGCCTGGGCTCGCGCAAGATCCCCACCACGCAATGCCCGGTGCTGTTTGAGTCGACCCTGGCCGCCGGCCTGCTGGGCGGCTTTGTGCAGGCCGTCAGCGGTGGCTCGCTGTACCGCAAGAGCAGCTTCCTGCTCGACTCGCTGGGCAAGATGGTCTTCCCCAAGCACATCGACATCCTGGAAGACCCCTTCATTCTGCGCGGCAAGGGCAGCTCGCCCTTTGACGAAGAAGGTGTGCGCGTGGCGCCGCGCAAGGTGGTCAAGGGTGGGCGCGTGGAAGGCTACTTTCTCTCAAGCTACTCGGCCCGCAAGCTGGGCATGAAGACCACCGGCAACGCGGGTGGCTCGCACAACCTGGTGATGACCTCGCGCCTCACGCAAGCGGGCGACAACCTCGACGCCATGCTGCAAAAGCTGGGCACGGGCCTCTTTGTGGTGGAGCTGATGGGCCAGGGCGTGAACTACGTGACGGGCGACTACTCGCGCGGCGCCAGCGGCTTCTGGGTGGAGAACGGCAAGATCGCCTACCCCGTGCACGAGATCACCATCGCAGGCAACCTTAAAGACATGCTCAAGGGCATCGAGGCCGTGGGGGCAGACGCCTACAACTACGGGGCCAAGACGGTGGGCTCGATTCTCGTCAACCGCATGAAGGTGGCTGGTAGCTGA
- the yjgA gene encoding ribosome biogenesis factor YjgA, translating to MSRKPKKGYFVRGQFVAEGSELDIQLKAELKGTPDASRTDLKRESDELQELGKELLSLRADLFDAVGLPDKLVEALAEAKRITNFEGKRRQMQYVGKIMRKLEPELVLAARQALEEQHKGSATEKMQLHLAEHWRDRLIADDEALAPWMAEHPTTDTQQLRALVRQARKDAQPAGKEANVQVSQGLAPRKGRAYRELFQLVREHLGGAGANDASDIDEDHGDE from the coding sequence ATGTCACGCAAACCCAAAAAAGGCTACTTTGTGCGAGGCCAGTTTGTTGCCGAAGGCAGCGAACTGGACATTCAGCTCAAGGCCGAACTCAAAGGCACGCCCGATGCCAGCCGCACCGATCTCAAGCGCGAAAGCGACGAACTGCAGGAGCTGGGCAAAGAGCTTTTGAGCCTGCGCGCCGACCTGTTCGACGCCGTGGGCCTGCCCGACAAACTGGTGGAAGCCCTGGCCGAGGCCAAACGCATCACCAACTTTGAGGGCAAGCGCCGCCAGATGCAGTACGTGGGCAAGATCATGCGCAAGCTCGAACCCGAGCTGGTGTTGGCCGCCCGCCAGGCGCTGGAAGAACAGCACAAGGGCTCGGCCACCGAAAAGATGCAGTTGCACCTGGCCGAACACTGGCGCGACCGCCTGATTGCCGATGACGAGGCCCTGGCCCCGTGGATGGCCGAGCATCCCACCACCGACACCCAGCAGCTGCGCGCCTTGGTCCGTCAGGCCCGCAAGGACGCGCAGCCTGCGGGCAAGGAAGCCAACGTCCAGGTCTCGCAAGGCCTGGCCCCGCGCAAGGGCCGCGCCTACCGCGAACTGTTCCAGCTGGTGCGCGAGCACCTGGGTGGCGCGGGCGCAAACGATGCCAGCGACATTGACGAGGACCACGGCGATGAGTGA
- the mog gene encoding molybdopterin adenylyltransferase, protein MSERSALHDPVKIGIVSISDRASTGVYEDKGLPALQDWLSRALHNPITFESRLIPDEQDGISAALIELVNAGCCLVLTTGGTGPALRDVTPEATLAVAHKEMPGFGEQMRQISLKFVPTAILSRQVAVVRDQSLIINLPGQPKAIAETLEGLKDAEGKPIVPGIFAAVPYCVDLIGGPYLETRDEVCKAFRPKSAVRAPKPTL, encoded by the coding sequence ATGAGTGAGCGTTCCGCCCTGCACGACCCGGTGAAGATCGGCATCGTCTCCATCAGCGACCGCGCCAGCACGGGAGTCTATGAAGACAAGGGCCTGCCTGCGCTGCAGGACTGGCTCTCGCGCGCACTGCACAACCCCATCACCTTCGAATCGCGCCTGATCCCCGACGAGCAGGACGGCATCAGCGCGGCGTTGATCGAACTGGTCAACGCAGGCTGTTGCCTGGTGCTGACCACCGGCGGCACGGGCCCTGCCCTGCGCGACGTGACGCCCGAGGCCACGCTGGCCGTGGCGCACAAGGAGATGCCGGGCTTTGGCGAGCAGATGCGCCAGATCAGTCTGAAGTTTGTACCCACCGCCATCCTGTCGCGCCAGGTGGCCGTGGTGCGCGACCAGAGCCTCATCATCAACCTGCCCGGCCAGCCCAAGGCGATTGCCGAGACGCTGGAAGGCCTGAAAGATGCCGAGGGGAAACCGATCGTGCCGGGCATCTTTGCGGCGGTGCCGTACTGCGTGGACCTGATTGGCGGTCCCTATCTGGAAACGCGCGACGAGGTCTGCAAGGCGTTCCGGCCCAAGAGCGCTGTCCGAGCGCCTAAGCCAACGCTCTAA
- the cysE gene encoding serine O-acetyltransferase encodes MFARLRSDIQCILDRDPAARSTWEVVTCYPGLHAIWLHRPAHWCWNNGLKWPGRFISNFSRWLTGIEIHPGAKIGERVFFDHAMGVVVGETAEIGDGCTIYQGVTLGGTSLYKGSKRHPTLGKNVVVSAGAKVLGGFEVGDGAKIGSNAVVIKPVPAGATAVGIPARIIPSKEGQSADVTEPQQPPKFTAYGITQEDDPLSQAMRGLIDNASSQEHQIALLWQAIEKLSANPQNKDCVPCDAALKEQFEAGKLNELVGK; translated from the coding sequence ATGTTTGCCCGCCTGCGCTCCGATATCCAGTGCATCCTTGACCGCGATCCTGCCGCGCGCAGCACGTGGGAGGTGGTCACCTGTTATCCGGGCCTGCACGCGATCTGGCTGCACCGCCCCGCGCACTGGTGCTGGAACAACGGCCTCAAATGGCCGGGCCGCTTCATCTCCAACTTCTCGCGCTGGCTCACCGGCATCGAGATCCACCCCGGCGCCAAGATTGGCGAGCGCGTGTTCTTTGACCACGCCATGGGCGTGGTGGTGGGCGAGACCGCCGAGATCGGCGACGGCTGCACCATCTACCAGGGCGTGACGCTGGGCGGGACCTCGCTGTACAAGGGCAGCAAGCGCCACCCCACGCTGGGCAAAAACGTGGTGGTGAGCGCGGGCGCCAAGGTGCTGGGCGGCTTTGAAGTGGGCGACGGCGCCAAGATCGGCAGCAACGCCGTGGTCATCAAGCCTGTGCCCGCAGGTGCCACGGCCGTGGGCATCCCCGCGCGCATCATTCCGTCCAAAGAAGGCCAGAGCGCCGACGTGACCGAACCCCAGCAGCCTCCCAAGTTCACAGCCTACGGCATCACGCAGGAGGACGACCCGCTCTCGCAGGCCATGCGCGGGCTGATCGACAACGCCTCGTCGCAGGAGCACCAGATTGCGCTGTTGTGGCAGGCCATCGAGAAGCTGTCTGCCAATCCGCAGAACAAGGACTGCGTGCCGTGTGATGCCGCGCTCAAGGAGCAGTTCGAGGCGGGCAAGCTCAACGAGTTGGTGGGCAAGTAG
- a CDS encoding RNA methyltransferase, with amino-acid sequence MKTRFVLINTSHAGNVGAAARAMKTMGFDDLVLVAPRWANVLRREETIQRASGALDVLENARIVATLDEALDGISHLCATAMTPRDFGPPTAAPREHFDLLLKKELLTLDGQALEARNTNISEAAAVRQAGVAFLFGSERFGMTNEDVYRCHVALSIPTNPGFGSLNLGAAIQVIAYEWRMALGGFPVLDATPQRALADAAQVAGMLGHWEQALTTIGFLDPAAPKKLMPRLNQLFNRAQLSPEEIHILRGVAKAMIEAAEAKR; translated from the coding sequence ATGAAGACCCGTTTTGTCCTGATCAACACCAGCCACGCCGGTAATGTGGGCGCTGCCGCACGCGCCATGAAAACCATGGGGTTTGATGACCTGGTGCTGGTGGCCCCGCGCTGGGCCAACGTGCTGCGGCGCGAGGAAACCATCCAGCGCGCCAGTGGCGCCCTGGATGTGCTGGAAAACGCCCGTATCGTGGCAACGCTGGATGAAGCGCTGGACGGCATCAGCCACCTGTGCGCCACGGCGATGACCCCGCGCGACTTCGGGCCACCCACGGCAGCGCCGCGGGAACATTTCGATTTGCTATTAAAAAAAGAGCTATTGACGCTTGATGGACAAGCGCTGGAGGCCAGAAACACCAATATTTCAGAAGCTGCGGCCGTGCGCCAGGCGGGTGTCGCCTTCCTGTTTGGCTCCGAGCGTTTCGGCATGACCAACGAGGATGTCTATCGCTGCCATGTGGCACTGTCGATTCCCACGAACCCCGGCTTTGGCTCGCTCAACCTCGGGGCCGCCATCCAGGTGATTGCCTACGAATGGCGCATGGCGCTGGGCGGGTTCCCGGTGCTGGATGCCACACCACAGCGCGCCCTGGCCGACGCCGCCCAGGTAGCGGGCATGCTGGGCCACTGGGAGCAGGCGCTTACCACCATCGGTTTTCTGGACCCCGCCGCACCCAAGAAGCTCATGCCCCGCCTTAACCAGCTTTTCAATCGCGCGCAGCTCAGCCCTGAAGAAATCCACATCTTGAGAGGTGTCGCCAAAGCCATGATCGAGGCCGCAGAGGCGAAACGCTAG
- a CDS encoding inositol monophosphatase family protein produces the protein MSSNLHPMLNVAIKAARAAGAIINRAALDVESVRISQKQINDFVTEVDHASEKIIIETLLTAYPGHGILAEESGSEYGAKDSEFVWIIDPLDGTTNFIHGFPVYCVSIALAVRGKIEQAVIYDPSRNDLFTATKGRGAYLNERRIRVSKRTQLKDCLISTGFPFRPGDNFKSYLNMMADVMQRTAGLRRPGAAALDLAYVAAGFTDGFFETGLSIWDVAAGSLLVTEAGGLVGNFTGEADFLEQRECLAGSPRIYGQLVPILSKYSKFASAGDKAAVRQAAAADAPVSAEAEAAADVERDTTGSAPQADAPKSEDAPF, from the coding sequence ATGTCGTCCAACCTGCACCCCATGCTTAACGTGGCCATCAAGGCCGCACGCGCCGCCGGCGCCATCATCAACCGCGCGGCCCTTGACGTGGAATCGGTGCGGATCTCGCAAAAGCAGATCAACGACTTTGTGACCGAAGTGGACCACGCGTCCGAAAAAATCATCATCGAGACGCTGCTCACGGCCTACCCCGGCCACGGCATCCTGGCCGAAGAGTCGGGCAGCGAATACGGCGCCAAGGATTCGGAATTTGTCTGGATCATCGACCCGCTGGACGGCACCACCAACTTCATCCACGGCTTTCCCGTGTATTGCGTCAGCATTGCGCTGGCCGTGCGCGGCAAAATCGAGCAGGCCGTCATCTATGACCCCTCGCGCAACGACCTGTTCACCGCCACCAAGGGCCGGGGCGCCTACCTGAACGAGCGCCGCATTCGTGTAAGCAAGCGCACCCAGCTCAAGGACTGCCTGATCTCCACGGGCTTTCCCTTCCGCCCGGGCGACAACTTCAAGAGCTACCTGAACATGATGGCCGACGTGATGCAGCGCACCGCCGGCCTGCGCCGCCCCGGCGCCGCCGCGCTGGACCTGGCCTATGTGGCTGCGGGCTTCACCGATGGTTTCTTTGAAACAGGCCTGTCGATCTGGGACGTGGCTGCGGGCTCGCTGCTGGTGACCGAGGCTGGTGGCCTGGTGGGCAATTTCACGGGCGAGGCGGATTTTCTGGAGCAGCGCGAGTGCCTGGCCGGCAGCCCCCGCATCTACGGCCAGCTGGTGCCTATCCTCTCCAAGTACAGCAAGTTTGCGAGCGCTGGCGACAAGGCGGCTGTGCGACAGGCGGCTGCGGCAGACGCACCTGTCAGCGCTGAAGCCGAGGCTGCAGCCGATGTGGAGCGCGACACCACGGGTTCCGCCCCACAGGCCGACGCCCCCAAGAGCGAAGACGCGCCGTTCTAA
- a CDS encoding two-component system response regulator — MDNAPFASPQSTLVEKPIATVLVVDDTPDNLTLMGSLLREHYVVKVANHGEKALKIAQSDAPPDLILLDIMMPDLDGYEVCRRLKALPATRDIPVIFLTARSDPDDERMGLALGAVDYITKPISPPILLARVNTHLALKATADFLRDKSSYLEREVAMRTLEVQAIQDVTIMAMTSLAETRDDETGNHIRRTQLYVKVLAERLRDHPRFEHVLNDRMIELLYKSAPLHDIGKIGIPDSILLKPGKLTVEEFEIMKTHTTLGRNAIDKAERRLGMRVPFLSLSKEIAYSHQEKWDGSGYPQGLAGDAIPVSARLMAVADVYDALISKRVYKPAFSHDQACNTIIRGKGTHFDPDMVDAFVDIAEDFRSIAEKYPDPG; from the coding sequence ATGGACAACGCGCCCTTTGCCTCTCCGCAGTCCACCCTTGTCGAAAAACCCATTGCGACGGTGCTGGTGGTGGACGACACGCCCGACAACCTCACCCTGATGGGCAGCCTGTTGCGCGAGCACTATGTCGTGAAGGTGGCCAACCACGGCGAGAAGGCGCTCAAGATCGCCCAGTCCGACGCACCGCCCGACCTGATCCTGCTCGACATCATGATGCCGGACCTGGACGGCTATGAGGTGTGCCGGCGCCTGAAGGCCCTGCCTGCCACGCGCGATATTCCGGTGATTTTCCTCACCGCCCGTTCCGATCCGGACGACGAACGCATGGGCCTGGCGCTGGGCGCGGTGGACTACATCACCAAGCCCATCAGTCCGCCCATCCTGCTGGCGCGGGTCAACACGCATCTGGCACTCAAGGCCACGGCGGACTTCCTGCGTGACAAAAGCTCTTACCTGGAACGCGAAGTGGCCATGCGCACGCTGGAGGTGCAGGCCATCCAGGATGTGACCATCATGGCCATGACCTCGCTGGCCGAGACGCGCGACGATGAAACCGGCAACCACATCCGCCGCACCCAGCTGTACGTCAAGGTGCTGGCCGAGCGGCTGCGCGACCACCCGCGCTTCGAGCACGTACTCAACGACCGCATGATCGAGCTGCTGTACAAGTCCGCCCCGCTGCACGACATCGGCAAGATCGGCATCCCTGACAGCATCCTGCTCAAGCCCGGCAAGCTCACCGTGGAAGAGTTCGAGATCATGAAAACCCACACCACCCTGGGCCGCAACGCCATCGACAAGGCAGAGCGGCGCCTGGGCATGCGGGTGCCATTTTTGAGCCTGTCCAAAGAGATTGCCTACAGCCACCAGGAAAAATGGGATGGCTCAGGTTACCCGCAGGGCCTGGCGGGCGATGCCATTCCGGTGTCGGCGCGCCTGATGGCGGTGGCCGATGTGTACGACGCACTCATCAGCAAGCGCGTCTACAAGCCCGCGTTTTCGCACGACCAGGCGTGCAACACCATCATTCGCGGCAAAGGCACGCACTTTGACCCGGACATGGTGGACGCGTTTGTGGACATTGCGGAAGACTTCCGCAGCATCGCCGAGAAGTATCCCGACCCTGGATAA